In Diadema setosum chromosome 19, eeDiaSeto1, whole genome shotgun sequence, a genomic segment contains:
- the LOC140243100 gene encoding monocarboxylate transporter 5-like yields MGVELKESQDRWKYVVMGAKFCLDCLTQGLLKAFGVLVPPLVQKLDTDYGTIGFMLAMELTVFFLACPLSSLVGRKIPPRTMCIVGSVGASVAIMMSGFLSSTLWFGVAMFLTGFLSSPINQISHVVLHQYYGERFGYANSMCLMGCLAGGIAFPVLTSSLLESYGLEGALLCIGGVFLNCVPIAMTLRPPSDFVEATCPVPLVDDTQKCSTEEQEPCLPSKDSDNVMELSSLETPLPPDSDPTENSETEPSLSMWGRWWHLVWVQLGVKALVQEWAFTVLFMPCKVILQVAMVSWTLFVVSFGMSKGYEEPEAAYLPLVGSIGGFIFQGLITVILHYRQSWGAALFIINMISLAAAMCLYPAHTSFAYLLACSFFAGGGIFAGFAASYAVLVTYVSEANFTGMLSTKLFITGIGVVVSGYVTGKLYDVTGSLDVVFRIVGGMCAVTVLLTVALVSLKRYQKEKAPKAVESGSGLGTVV; encoded by the exons ATGGGCGTTGAATTGAAAGAGTCGCAAGACAGATGGAAGTATGTCGTGATGGGGGCCAAGTTTTGCCTGGATTGCCTCACCCAGGGCCTGCTGAAGGCCTTTGGGGTCTTGGTTCCTCCCCTGGTCCAGAAACTCGACACAGATTATGGTACTATCGGATTCATGTTGGCAATGGAGCTGACAGTATTTTTCCTAGCCT GTCCACTTTCAAGCTTGGTAGGTCGGAAGATTCCCCCCAGAACCATGTGCATTGTGGGAAGCGTGGGTGCGTCCGTTGCGATCATGATGTCAGGGTTTTTAAGCTCGACGCTGTGGTTTGGTGTTGCAATGTTTCTCACAG GATTTCTCAGTTCTCCCATCAACCAGATCTCGCATGTCGTCTTACACCAGTATTACGGAGAAAGATTTGGATACGCAAACTCTATGTGCCTCATGGGATGCCTCGCGGGTGGCATAGCATTCCCCGttctcacctcttccttgctgGAGTCGTATGGACTTGAGGGCGCCCTACTTTGTATCGGAGGCGTGTTTCTGAATTGTGTACCTATAGCTATGACACTACGACCCCCATCTGACTTTGTAGAAGCAACTTGTCCGGTGCCTCTTGTAGACGACACACAAAAATGCAGTACAGAGGAACAAGAACCTTGTCTACCGTCAAAGGATAGTGACAATGTGATGGAACTAAGTTCGTTAGAAACTCCGTTGCCTCCCGATTCTGATCCCACTGAAAACAGTGAAACTGAACCTTCGTTGTCCATGTGGGGGAGGTGGTGGCATTTGGTGTGGGTCCAATTGGGAGTAAAAGCGCTAGTGCAGGAGTGGGCCTTCACTGTTCTCTTCATGCCGTGTAAAGTCATTCTGCAAGTTGCCATGGTgagttggaccctcttcgttgTATCATTTGGAATGTCGAAGGGCTACGAGGAACCGGAGGCAGCGTACCTACCCCTTGTTGGGTCCATTGGAGGGTTCATCTTCCAAGGACTTATCACCGTCATATTGCACTACAGGCAAAGTTGGGGAGCGGCCCTATTTATCATTAACATGATATCACTTGCAGCAGCGATGTGCCTGTATCCCGCCCACACCAGCTTCGCCTATCTGCTCGCATGTTCGTTCTTTGCCGGTGGCGGTATATTCGCCGGCTTTGCTGCGTCCTACGCCGTCCTTGTGACGTACGTCTCGGAAGCAAACTTCACCGGAATGCTCTCCACAAAACTCTTCATAACCGGAATCGGGGTCGTGGTTTCCGGATATGTTACAG GGAAACTCTATGACGTCACGGGCTCCCTTGACGTTGTCTTCCGAATCGTTGGTGGGATGTGTGCAGTCACGGTTCTTTTAACTGTAGCTCTCGTGTCTCTCAAGAGATACCAGAAGGAGAAGGCACCCAAGGCCGTGGAATCTGGAAGTGGTCTTGGAACAGTCGTCTAA